TCCATCAAGCTTAAACCCATCATATAATCCTTCACTTACATCTTTTACAAATTGTTGTTTTAAAGGTAAATTTGCTTTTGGATTACAAGGTAATAAAGAGCTGTATTTTACTGCGCTTAAGGCTTCTTTATGTCCTAGTATTTTTATATTTTCTACCTTTTCCCTAACATTTTTATTATAAATCTCTATATAGTTCACATAGAAATCCATTTCCTGTTTATTTTCGGTATTAAGGGCCTTAAGGGTATCGATAACATACGAATTATCCACAGTGTTATCCACTATTTTAATATCGTTTTCAGGATTTGTTTCTATACTTGTCCACATTTTTTCTAAGTTTTCAACATTTCCTGTGAATATGTAATATCCATTTATTGCACCTATAGATGTTCCTGATATAGCATCAAATTTATTTATTCCTCTATCATAAAGTGCTTTTATTACACCTGCTTGATATGATCCCTTAGCTCCTCCACCAGAGAGACATAGTCCTATTCTCATGGTATTTCATCTCCTTACTTATATC
Above is a genomic segment from Romboutsia lituseburensis containing:
- a CDS encoding patatin-like phospholipase family protein encodes the protein MRIGLCLSGGGAKGSYQAGVIKALYDRGINKFDAISGTSIGAINGYYIFTGNVENLEKMWTSIETNPENDIKIVDNTVDNSYVIDTLKALNTENKQEMDFYVNYIEIYNKNVREKVENIKILGHKEALSAVKYSSLLPCNPKANLPLKQQFVKDVSEGLYDGFKLDGGLLNNTLIEPLVEKTVDKIIVISTAHDYVLPDEIKNEYNADNIIIIRPETAFEKGDTLKFEKNFCTQMYNKGYEIGKNLKLNIEV